Part of the Sulfitobacter donghicola DSW-25 = KCTC 12864 = JCM 14565 genome, CATGAGGCGCGGGTCGCTGTGGTGCCTTATGGCGGGGGGACGGGGCTGGTCGGGGGGCAGGTTATGCCCGATGGGCCAACTCCTTTGATCCTCTCGCTGGAGCGCATGAATAAGATCAGCGCGATCTATCCAGAGGAAAATGTCTTGGTCGCGCAGGCTGGTGCCATTCTGGCGGATATTCAGACCGCCGCCGAAACAGCAGACCGGCTGTTCCCGCTGTCGCTCGCCGCTGAGGGAACAGCCCGCATCGGAGGGAACCTCGCCACGAATGCAGGGGGGACAGGTGTTTTGCGCTATGGCAATGCGCGCGACCTCTGCCTTGGGCTTGAGGCGGTTTTACCAAATGGCGAAATCTGGAACGGGCTGACACGCCTGCGCAAGAACAATACAGGATATGATCTGCGACACCTGTTGATTGGTGCCGAGGGGACGTTGGGGGTGATCACGGCCGCTACGCTCAAGCTGTTCGCCCGTCCTGCGGTCACTGGCACGGCTTTGCTGGTTGTGGATAGCCCCGCGGCGGCGCTGGCTTTGCTGGGCATGGCGCGCAGCCTTTTTGGCGAGATGGTCAGCGCGTTTGAACTGATCCACAAGCAGGGGTTTGAGTTTCTGAGCGAGACCATGCCAGAGGTGCGCCAGCCCTTTGATACGCCACCAGAATGGAGCGTGCTGATCGAGCTGGGTTTGGCCAAAGGGATGGACCCGCAAGCGGGGCTGGAAACATTGTTTGAACAGGCGGCTGAGGCGGAATTGGTCACGGACGGTGTGATCGCGCAATCCTCTGCGCAGGCGGCTCGTTTCTGGACCATCCGCGAAAGCATCCCCGAAGCGAACAAACGGATCGGGTCAATCTCTAGCCACGATATATCGGTCCCGCTGGGCGCGATCCCGACCTTCATCGCGCAGGCGGGAGAGACCTTGGCACGGATGGGGGAGTTCAGGATCAACTGTTTTGGACATGTCGGCGACGGGAACCTGCACTATAACGTGTTTGCGCAGGCTGGGCGCAGCAGATCCGACCACGACAGCCAACGAGACGAGATCAAATCAGCGGTGCATGAACTGGTGGATTCCCTTGGCGGCTCTATCTCGGCTGAACATGGGGTCGGGCGGTTCAAGGTGTCCGACCTTGAGCGGTTTGCCGACCCCGCCAAGATGGGCGCGATGCGGGCCATCAAAGCAGGGTTAGACCCTCACGGCATCATGAACCCTGGTGCTGTGCTGCGTTAAAGCCCGTCAAACTCGCATAGAATTTGAACATCCATCCCCATAGCTTCCAATCGCTTGCGCCCCCCAAGGGCGGGAAGGTCGATGATAAAGCTGGTCGAGATGATTTCCGCGCCGAGCCGCTCTAGCAGTTTGATGCCTGCTTCGGCAGTGCCCCCCGTGGCAAGAAGGTCGTCGACCACCAAAACCTTTTCACCAGCTTGAATGGCGTCATCGTGGATTTCCATCGTCGCCTCGCCGTATTCCAGTTTGTAATCCTGTTGTAAGGTCTTACCAGGTAGCTTGCCTTTTTTGCGGATCGGCACAAAGCCCACGCTTAGCTGGTGGGCAATTGCGCCGCCCATGATAAAACCACGTGCCTCTAGGCCAACGACCTTGTCGATGCGGGTCCCTGCGTAGGGGTGGAGCATCTGATCAATCGCCATGCGAAACCCGCGCGGGTCCGAGAATAGGGTTGTCACGTCGCGAAACATAATCCCTTCGTGGGGGAAGTCGGGGATGGTGCGAATGTAGTCTCTGACGTTTTTCATGATGTGCTCCGGCGCAAAGTTGCGGTTAGGACACCCATCGCGATGAGGGCTCCGCCACCCGCGCGCGTGATCCATACGATAATGTTGGGCCGCGAAATGACACGGCGCAAACGATCTGCTGCCAGCGCATAGGCTAACGCGTTAAGGGCTGCAAGGGTGACGAAGGTGGCGATCAGGATCGTGAACTGAGGCAGCAGCGCTGCATCCGGGCGAATAAACTGCGGTACAAAAGCGATGAAGAACGCGATGCTTTTGGGGTTCAGCGCGGTCACCGCTGCGGTGTGGCCAAAAACCCGTGACGCGGTGATGTCATCGGCCTGTGGCATGTCTAGCCCGCTGGTAGGGGCCGAGCGGATCAGTTTGACGCCTAGATAAATCAAATAGGCCGCCCCGACCCATTTCAACGCGGTGAACAAGGTAGCCGAGGCCAACACCAGCGCGCCCAGCCCCGCCAATGAGGCCGACATCGCCGCCAGATCCCCCAAAGCAACACCCGCAGCCGAAGCAACCGCCACCGAGCGCCCTTTGGACAGGGCATAGCTAAGCACTAATAAAACTGTGGGGCCAGGGATCAGAAGCAGCGCCAGAGAGGCCGCTGCAAAGGTGAGCCAAAGATCAAAGGACATAGGGAAACTTTCAGTGAGGGGGGTAGTGGCGGATCAGCGCAAGTTTGTCTTGTTCGCCAAGGGTTTTCAAGCTGTTGTCAGCGTTCTGCGAGAAGATTGATCTGCTTTGATAATATGGGTTTTCGATATCGGTGAGCAGGCCCAAAGCTTGGGTGATTTCCTCTAGCATAACGGATTCATATTGCCGGATGGTCATGGTGCGCGACAGGGCGATTGAGGCGCCAATAATCCTGCTGCCCTCCACATCCAGCGCGGTAATTGCATTGGCCATTCGAAGCCCGTGCAACAGGTGGTCTGGCCCAAGGTTGATCGTCTCGCTTCGGGCCACATCCAATAGATGAATGGCGATGTCTGGGTCGTCTGCTGTTTGCCGCAATGAAACCCCCATATCCACAGCGTTGAGGTGCTGCAACGCGCGCACCACTGCGGCCTCGGCGCGTTTAATTTTGCCGCCTAGAAAAGGCTTGTCGCGCTGGACAATGCCAACAGTGATCTCGCGCGATTGCCAATGGTAGAAGGGTTTTGCGCAGGGTTGATCCTGCGGGGCTGCGCAAGCGACGAGCCTGTAAAACGCCTCCTGCGTGAGGGGGCCGTCACTGATAACTGCATCCTGCGCCGCCAATGGAAAGGCAGCGCAGCATAGGGCCGCAGCGAGGCGGCGCGCGGTCAGAGGACCCGCCCTGCAACAGCGTCTAGTTTTGCCACCAGCGCGGGATCGCGTGCATCTGGCTGGGTCATCACAGCGAATTCTAGCGCGCGGTCGCAGCCATGGGGACAGGGCGCGCGCTCAGCGCCCAACAGGGCGGGAAGACGGGCGACCAGATCGCGTGCGTTGGCGGCGTTGCCCTGTAATGTTTTAATGATTTCAGTGACATCGACCTCGCCGTGGTCAGGGTGCCAGCTGTCGTAATCGGTGATCATCGCGACGGAGGCATAGCAGAGCTCCGCCTCGCGGGCGAGCTTGGCCTCGGGCATATTGGTCATGCCGATCACATCCGCGCCCCAGCTGTTGCGGTACATTTTGCTTTCGGCGAGAGTGGAAAACTGCGGGCCTTCCATGGCCAGATAGGTGCCGCCACGGTGCACGTTCACCCCCGCCGCGCGGGCGGCGGTTTCGCAGGCATCCGACAGGCGCGGGCAGGTGGGGTGGGCGACGCTCACATGGGCCACACAGCCTGTGCCAAAGAAGGATTTTTCGCGCGCAAATGTGCGGTCAATGAACTGATCTACAACAACAAAATCACCGGGCGCCATTTCTTCGCGAAAGGACCCACAGGCGGAAACCGAGATCACATCAGTGCAGCCTAGACGTTTGAGCGCGTCGATATTGGCGCGGTAGGGCACGGTGGTGGGCGTGTGCACATGGCCGCGTCCGTGGCGCGGCAAAAAGGCCATCTCGATCCCCTCTAGCGTGCCTGTCAGGATCGCATCAGAAGGCGCCCCCCAAGGCGTTTCCACAGTGGTCCATTCAGCGCCTTCAAGACCCTCAATATCATAAATGCCAGAGCCGCCGATTACAGCGATTTTCGTCGAAGTCATGGGATGTCCTTTTGTCGAGCCTGACCCAAAGGTGGCGCGCAGGGGGGCGGAATGCAACCACACATTTGCGTGGGATTAGGGTGTCACATGTTGTGCACCGACTGTGCACCGCGCGTACACGGGCAAGTGCACAGGTAAGTGCATAGGCGGGTTTTAGTTTTCAGGGCCGAGGACACCCGTGATGTTCGGAGTTTTTGAAAAAACTCGGCTGGCCGCGAGAGATTTTGCTGTCGTTCATCGCTTCGCGAGACATGACCGCCCGCAGCCCTAAGCGGATTTGGTAAATTTACATATTAGGCTGAACGCGACCTTTCGGGGAACACCTGAAAATGTTGCATGATGCACGAATGGCCGGTTCGGCAAAGCCGCGCTGCGGCGTGGCCTGTTTCAGTCAAGGTAGTGTTTGGGCCGCTTGCATCAACGGAAAAGTTATCAACTTTGCATTGTGCTTCGGACAGGAAATCCTAACCTCCAAAAAAGAAAAAAGGAGCCGTTCGAATGCCCAAGGCTATTTTGTATCGCATGGACCTACCGAACTATACATGTGGGTATGGGACGGCGGCCCGTGATCTATTGCGACAACAAAACTATGACATTGAAGAGCACATCTTGCGAACACGGCGGGAAACCGATGCGTTCAAAGACAAGCACCACATCACAACGACGCCTCTCATCTTCATTGATGGGGCAAAGATTGGTGGCTTCACCGATCTAAAGAAACATCTCAAGGCTAAAAAGCCGAATACAAAGCGCTTTTGGAAACGCTGATTTGAGGTGGCCAATGTCCGCTGTGCGGGCTGCGCCTGCAGAATTTTGAGCGGCTATTGAACGGCGGCTCTGGGCCGTTCATGCGGCATTCCAAAGGCCCCTTCCTACACTAAGCAACCGCTTTGCTCTTTCCTGCTCCGTTACGAGAGTTGGTGTAACTTTATGATGCTCAGGGATCGGATGCGCTCATTTTCCCGCCGTTTGCGTGTGGTGGGGATCACATTGTGCATCGGGACGCGTTTGGCCACAGGCGGGGTTTGCACTTTGGGGGTATTGTTGGTATCGGGCGGCAACGCGTTTTGACGCAGAACCCAAGCCTTATCATTGATCAGACAGGATGCCCTTATGGTGCGCTCGACATTTCGTAGTTTTACCCAAAGCTTAACGCCCAAAGACGTGACGGATTTGCGTTGGATGGGCGAGGACGGGTTCTCGGTTTCGCGTGTGCGGATTGAGCTTCTGTCGGGCCTTACCGTTGCTTTGGCTTTGGTGCCTGAGGCGGTTGCCTTTGCTTTTGTCGCTGGGGTTCACCCGTTGGTCGGGCTTTATGCGGCGTTTATGGTGGGTTTGATCACGGCGCTGATTGGCGGCCGTCCGGGGATGATTTCCGGTGCGACGGGGGCTTTGGCCGTTGTGATGGTGGCGTTGGTTGCTCAGCACGGGGTTGAGTATCTGTTTGCCACGGTGGTGTTGATGGGGCTGTTGCAGATTTTTGCGGGTGTCATGCAGTGGGGGAAGTTCATTCGCCTTGTGCCGCATCCAGTGATGTTGGGCTTTGTTAATGGTCTGGCGATTGTGATTTTCCTAGCCCAGATGGGGCAGTTCAAAGTGCCCGGCACAATGGTTGATACGGGCCATGGCATGTCGGGGGGCGAGTGGCTGTCTGGCACGCCGCTGTATCTGATGTTGGCGCTGGTTGCTGCGACAATGGCGATCATCTGGGTCATGCCGCGTATTACCAAGCTGGTTCCAGCGCCATTGGCGGGGATCGGGATTGTTGCGGCGGTTGTTATTTTCACGGGTATGGATGTGCCGCGCGTGGGGGATCTGGCCTCGATTCAGGGTGGTTTGCCGAGCTTCCACAACCCGTTTGGCACGGGTGAGGGGCTGTATGGTACTGCGCTTGCGCCGTTTAACCTTGAGACGCTTTATATCATTGCGCCTTATGCTGTTATTTTGGCGGCGATTGGTCTGATCGAAAGCTTGCTGACGCTGAACCTTGTGGGTGACATGACGAACAAGCGCGGCGGTGCCAGCCAAGAGTGTATCGCGCAGGGTGTTTCCAACACGGTGACGGGCTTTTTCGGCGGTATGGGCGGTTGCGCGATGATCGGCCAATCCATGATCAACGTGAAATCCGGTGGCCGCACGCGCGTGGCGGGGATCGCTGCTGCGGTGTTCTTGTTGTTGTTCATCGTGGTCGCCGCGCCGCTGATCGAGCTGATCCCGCTGGCTGCCTTGGTTGGTGTGATGTTCATGGTGGTGATCGGTACCTTTGCGTGGAACAGCCTGACGATCCTGCGCAAGGTACCTTTGACGGATGCCTTTGTGATTTTGCTGGTGACGGTTGTCACCGTTTACGAAGACCTTGCGGTTGCCGTTGTTGTCGGTGTGATCGTGAGCGCCTTGGCCTATGCGTGGAACAATGCGCGCCGCATTCACGCGACCAGCTACACCACGCCTGAGGGTGCCAAAGTGTATCAGGTTCAGGGGCCGCTGTTCTTTGGCTCTGCTGAGGGGTTCTCGGAATTGTTCAACGTTTCCGAAGATCCAGCAGTGGTGATTGTGGACTTCAAAGACAGCCGCATTGTGGATCAATCCGCCCTACAGGCGATCGAGGCGATGGCTGGTAAATACGAAGAAGCTGGCAAGCGGTTAGAACTGCGGCACCTGACCCGCGATTGCCATGCGCTGCTGACCAAAGCGGGCCACCTGATGATCGATAGTGATGATGATCCTGATTATCAGGTCGCGGTGGACTATCAGGTCCGCACGGGCGTCTTGGGCAGCCACTAAATTCTGAATACTCATCGCGCGCCTGTTTGGCGCGCGATGTCGTTTTGGGGGCGGTGATTGGATCAATCGTCTGGGCGGATGATCTCGAACACTTCGCGGACGGCGGAATAATCACGATACCCCAGTCGGCTAAGCGGGTTATAGCGCGACACATCGAAACGGCCCTCTACAATGCAATCGTCGCGCATGTGCACGCCGATTACCTCGCCAAAACAGACAAAGTTGGTTTCGCCTTCGATCTGGATGATTTGCGTCATGCGGCATTCGAGGGATGCAGGTGCACTGGCAACGCGCGCGCAATTGATGGCGTCGCATTCGGCCTTTTCGATGCCTGCATGGGCGAATTCATCGCTGCCATGGGGCAGGGTGGCAGAGGATTTATTCATCGCATCGGCGGCGGCATATTCAACCACGTTCACGCAGAATACGCCTGTTTCGCGGATGTTGGCCATACTGTCTTTGGTGCCGTCCACATCGTCTTTGACGCCAGTAGAGGCAAACATCACCTGCGGGGGAACATAGGCGACACCGTTGAAAAACGAATAGGGCGCAAGGTTGTCGCGGCCCTGAGCATCGCGGGTGGAAATCCAGCCGATGGGGCGTGGGGTAACGATGGCGTTGAAGGGATTATGGGGCAGGCTGTGGCCTTCTGCCGGACGATAGAACATGAATTGCCTTTCTGATGTGATTGAAACCAGAGCTAGCCCCGTGATAGGCCGCTGACCAGTGGAAAACCGACGGAGCCGATCCCAAAGTGTACGACCTGATCGCAGAAACGCCAGACGACCTTTGGGAAGTGGAGGCCTTGTACGACACCTGCTTTGCGCCGGGCCGTACGGCGCTGTCGTCTTATCGCCTGCGCGATGGTGTGGCCCCTGTTGCGGGGCTGAGCCTTGTGGCGCGGGATGATCTGGGCATTCTGGCAGGCGCAATCCGGTTTTGGCCTGTTGAGGTGGGCGGGCATGCCTGTCTGTTGCTGGGGCCAGTGGCGGTGCACCCCACCCGTCAGGGTGAGGGGCTGGGCGCGCTGTTGATCGAAACCTCGCTAGAACGCGCGGGGCCGCAAGGCTGGGACCGGGTGATGCTGGTTGGCGATGCCCCTTATTACGGGCGCTACGGGTTTGAGCGGCTAGACGGTGTTTTGATGCCTCCACCCACCAACCCAGAGCGGGTTTTGGGGCGTGCCCTGAGGGAGGGCGCATGGGCTGGCATAACGGGCGAAGTCACCCGCGCCCGTTGAAAATCACGGTTGGATTGCCCACATTATCCCCAAAGGGAGAGAAGAATGAGCAAGGACGACCTGCCGATCAAACTGGATGTAGATGCCGAGCTGGAAAAGATCGCGCGGCGCTATAAGGCCGCGAGCGGTGTGGGGATCAATGTTCTGAACCTTATTGGCGGGCAGGCGGAAAACCTGTTGGATCGTTTGCCAGCCAGCGTGCGCAAGCAGCTGGAGGGCGCAACGGTAAAGGCGCTAGACCACGCTATGACCGCAGCCAGCAAAAGCCGCGAAAGGGTGCCCGATCAGGCCTCGTGGCTGAACACGGCGGTGTCGGCGGCGATGGGGGCGGCGGGCGGCGCGGGCGGTTTACCAACCGCATTGGCCGAGCTGCCTGTCACCACCACGCTGTTGTTGCGGGTGATCGAAGGGGTCGCGGTAGAGCACGGGTTTGACCCGAAATCGGAATCGGTTCGCTTTGACTGTGTTCAGGTTTTTTCGGCCGCAGGGCCATTGGCGAATGATGACGGATCTGACCTTGCCTTTTTGACCACGCGGTTGGCGCTATCGGGCAAGGCTGTTCAGGCTGTCATTCACAAAGTGGCTCCGCGATTGGCGGTGGTGATGGGGCAAAAGCTGGCGGCGCAAACCGTGCCCGTTTTAGGTGCGGTGGCAGGTGCTGCGACGAATTACGCCTATACAAGCTATTATCAGGAAATGGCCCATGTTCATTTTGCCCTGCGCAAACTGGCGATCGAGGCTGACATCGCCCCCGAAGAGCTGAACAAGCGCCTTGCCGTCAGGATGAAGAGCCTCGCGCCGGTCTAGGCTCAGCGTCCTATGCTGGAGGGGGCGACGGTGGTGGCCTTTAGGACGGCAAAGATCTCGGCGCCTTTGGTGAGGTTTAGGGCGCTCACCGCGCGGCGGGTGACGCGCGCCAAAAGCCTGTCCTCGCCTGCCAGCAGTGAAACCGCAGCACCAGGGCCATCGCCCATGCGGATATCTTGAACGGTTACGGGCAGGATGTTCAGGGCGCTTAGGTCTGTTGGCCGTGTGCGCGACAGCATGATGTCTTGGGCCAGAATGCGCAGGCGGACCCGCGTGCCGACGCTGGCCTTTACACCGGGGAGGTCTAATGTGCCGCCGCTGATCGCCAGTTGGGACAGCCCGTCGTTGGCGTGGCTGAGGACGGTTGCCTCGATCACGGCACCTGCTTCGCGCACCCCTAGCAGCGGAACCACAGCAGGGTCACCCATGACCTCGGTGAGGGAGCCTTGGGCGGCGATTTTTCCGCCTTTGATCAGGGCAAGCGTATCGGCAAGGCGGGTGATTTCCTCCAAGGCGTGGCTGACATAGAGGATGGGCAAGCCGAGAGGGCCGTCGCGCAAATGCTCTAGGTAGGGGAGGATTTCCTGTTTGCGGGCGCTATCAAGGCTGGCCAATGGTTCATCCATGAGCAGCATCCGTGGCCCGCTGAGCAGTGCACGCCCAAGGGCAACGCGCTGCTTTTCGCCCCCCGATAGGGTGTTGGGGGCGCGTGACAGAAGGCTGGCAAGGCCCAGCAGGTCAATCACTTCGTCGCGGTTGACCTTGGTTCCTTTCGGGGCATAGCGGGTGCCAAAATCCAGATTTTGTGAAACGTCCAGATGGGGGAACAGGCGGGCATCCTGAAACACGGTGCCAAAGCGGCGTTTATGGGCGGGCACGTGGAGGCCACTTTTGGTGTCCATCAGGACTTGGCCGTCTACCTCAAGATATCCGCTATCGGGGTGCAACAGGCCCGCAACGGCGTTGATGACGGTGCTTTTCCCAGCGCCTGAGTGTCCAAACAGGGCGGTCACACCCGTGCCAGCCTCTAGGGATAGATCAAGGGTAAAGCCGTTGAACTGGTGTTTGAGCGCAAGCTTCATTTTGCCCCTCCGATCCGATCCGCAACACGGCGGGAAAGGGCTTCGGAGAGAAACACGGCGCCAAGGGCAACGGCGCAGGACAGCAGCGCCATCGCGGCGGCGGCCCCTTCGCCACCAGGGATTTGAAGCGCGGTCCAGATGGCAACGGGCAGGGTTTGGGTTTGACCGGGAATATTGGCGACAAAGGTGATGGTGGCGCCGAATTCGCCCATGGCTTTGGCAAAGCCCATGACCGCCCCTGCAAGAATGCCAGGTGTGATGAGGGGGAGGGTCACGCGCGCAAAGACGTTGGCGCGCGATGCCCCTAGGGTTGCGGCGGCCTCTTCCAGCTTTGGATCAACGGCTTGGATGGCGAGGCGCATGGCCCGCACCATCAAGGGAAAGCCCATGACAATCGCGGCCAGAACCGCGCCTGTCCATTTAAAGGCCAGCGCGATGCCGATGCTTTCCAGCGCGCTGCCAACGGGTGCGGCGGGTGAAAACAAAGAGAGCAGGATATAGCCCGTTACAACAGGCGGCAGGACCAGTGGTAGATGCACAAGGGCGTTCAACAGGGATTTGCCCCAGAACTCTTTGCGGGCCAAAACCCATGCGATCCAAAGGGCCAAGGGCACGGCGATCAGGGTCGCCCAGACAGCGACCCAAAGCGACAGGCGGAAGGCCTCCCATGCGACGGCATCCAGCGTCATTGGCTAAATCCGTGTTTTGCAAATGCGCTTTGGGAGGCGGGGCTTAGCAGGTGCTGAACAAAGGGTTGCCCTGCATCGGTGAGCGCGGCTGCGGGATAGCGGATCGCGGAATGGGCATCGGAAGGTATGGGATAGATGGTTTTTACCCGTGGGTCTGCTTGGGCATCGGAGGCATAGACAATGCCAAGGGGCGCAGCCCCCATGGCAACCAGCGCAAGAGCGGCGCGCACATTATCCGTTTCGGCCAAAGAGCCGGCAAGGGCATCCCACGCGCCGATATGTTGCAACCATTCGCGGGCGTAGTTTCCTGCGGGAACGCCATCGCGCTGGCCCATGGCAAGGCGACCGCCCTCTAGCGCCGCCATTAGGATGGTTGCGTCAGGGGCTGGCAGGGGGGCGGCATCCTTTTGGGAGATGAGGACAAGCCTGCCTGTTGCGATTTCGGGTTGGATATCGCCGTCGATTTGGTCGCGCTCTTTGAGCCAGCTCATCCAGTCGCTATGGGCGAGGACGGCCGCGTCTGCGGGGGCGCCTGCGGCGATTTGCCGTGCCAGTTTACCTGATCCTGCAAAGGAAAACGTAACAGTATCGGGGTAGCTTTGGGCGATCTCGCTCAGCACGTTGCGCAATGAAGCTGCCGCAAAGACGGTAATCGGCTCTGCGCGGGCTGGTTGGGCAAGAAAAGCCGCTGAAATGATGAAGGCAAAGAGGTATCGCATATGGTGCAGACTATCCGCCAAGCAGAGCAGGCCTGCAAGGGGCAGCCGCATGGGTGGCCTTGGGCCTGAAATCACGTTAGGACGTCCCTGTTACAAGGTTAAGGGCGGGGGTTTCCGCATCATGGGCAATCAATTACCGATTTCTTTACACGGTGGCGCAAAGGATAGCGCGCGCACGCAATTCGGTGCGCTTTGTTGGCGGCGCAAAGCGGGCAAGGTGCAGATACTGCTGATTACATCGCGCCGCCGCAAGCGGTGGATCGTGCCCAAGGGCTGGCCGATGGAGGGGAAGACCCCTGCGGCTTGTGCGTTGATCGAGGCATGGGAAGAGGCGGGTGTTGTTGGCAAGGCCAGCGATGATTGCATCGGCGTTTATTCTTATGAACGGCTGCGCGAAGGCGAAGAGACCATTCCCTGTCTTGCGATGCTATATCCGGTCAAGGTCAAGAAACTAAGGTCTAAATTCCCAGAGGTGCGCGACCGTCGCCGCAAATGGGTGTCGCGTAAGAAGGCGGCGAAGATGGTGCAGCACAAGGAGCTGGGAAAGCTGATCACGGGTTTTACCCCTCCGAAAAAATCTGCCTCTGCTTGACCGAGGCGGGGCTGATGCCCCATCCTGAGGTATGAATTCTAGAAAAGACCCAAGCCAATGATCCGTTACGCGTTGAAATGTTCAGAAGGTCATGTGTTTGAAAGCTGGTTTCAATCAGCTTCGGCTTTTGACGTTTTGGAAAAGGCGGGGCACCTTAGCTGCGCTGTTTGTGGTGTGTCGGATGTGAAAAAATCGCTGATGGCGCCGCAAGTTGTTGCGGATAAAGACAAAGACAAAGCGCCTGAGCCGCTGGCGGCAGAACCTGCGGATCAGGCCGATCCGATCGCTGAAATGCGCCGTGCCGTGGAAGAAAACGCCACATATGTCGGGGGCAAGTTTGCGCAAAAAGCCCGTGATATGCACGAAGGCAGCGCCCCCGAAGAATCGATCTATGGCGAGGCAAATGCCCAAGAGGCGCGCGCGTTGATCGAGGATGGCGTGCCAGTGGTGCCCTTGCCGTTCAAGCCAAAGCAAAAATTACAGTAAGGCGTAAAGGATCGTAGGATGACGGTTGTGATTACAGGGGCAGGGCGCGGAATTGGCGCTAGCCTGGCAGCGCATTACCGTGCGCAGGGCCTTGATGTGGTCGGCACGGGGCGGTCGTTTGCGGCTGATGTTACGCTGGATGTGACCCACCCCAGTGGCCATCGCGAGATGGCCCAAAAGCTGGAGGGGCGGGCCATTGATCTGTTGGTCTGCAACGCGGGTGTCTATCTGGATAAAGGTGATGACATTGAAACGGGCTATGGCGCCGACCTTTGGGCGCAAAGCTTTGCCACGAATGTAACGGGTGTTTTCCTGAGCGTTCAGGCGTTGTTACCGCATTTGCGCCGTGCTGCGGCCCCTCGGGTTGCGATTATCTCATCGCAGATGGGATCGTCCGAACGCGCCCCCGGCGGCAGCTATATTTACCGCGCCTCAAAGGCGGCGGCGCTGAACCTTGGGCGCAATTTGGCGACGGATTTGAAATCCGAAGGAATCGCCGTGGGGATTTATCACCCGGGTTGGGTGCAGACCGACATGGGCGGTGGCGCCGCGGAAATAACTGTGGACGAAGCGGTAAGCGGGCTAACGGCACGATTTGAGGCGCTTTCCCTAGAAAATACCGGTTGTTTCGAGACATGGGACGGGCGGCCGCACCCCTACTGATCTTGCACCTGCGCCGCTGCTAGCGTAGAGCAGCGCGGAGTTATGACGACGAGGGTCTTATGCCAGTATTGGTAATGAAATTCGGTGGCACATCCGTTGCCACCTTGGACCGTATCCGCCGCGCGGCAAAACGTGTGGGTGTTGAGGTGGCCAAAGGCTATGACGTGATCGTCATTGTTTCGGCAATGTCGGGCAAAACCAATGAGTTGGTTGGCTGGGTCAATGAAACCTCTCCGCTGCATGATGCGCGTGAA contains:
- a CDS encoding DUF2927 domain-containing protein, which gives rise to MAAQDAVISDGPLTQEAFYRLVACAAPQDQPCAKPFYHWQSREITVGIVQRDKPFLGGKIKRAEAAVVRALQHLNAVDMGVSLRQTADDPDIAIHLLDVARSETINLGPDHLLHGLRMANAITALDVEGSRIIGASIALSRTMTIRQYESVMLEEITQALGLLTDIENPYYQSRSIFSQNADNSLKTLGEQDKLALIRHYPPH
- a CDS encoding flavin reductase family protein produces the protein MFYRPAEGHSLPHNPFNAIVTPRPIGWISTRDAQGRDNLAPYSFFNGVAYVPPQVMFASTGVKDDVDGTKDSMANIRETGVFCVNVVEYAAADAMNKSSATLPHGSDEFAHAGIEKAECDAINCARVASAPASLECRMTQIIQIEGETNFVCFGEVIGVHMRDDCIVEGRFDVSRYNPLSRLGYRDYSAVREVFEIIRPDD
- a CDS encoding SulP family inorganic anion transporter; this translates as MVRSTFRSFTQSLTPKDVTDLRWMGEDGFSVSRVRIELLSGLTVALALVPEAVAFAFVAGVHPLVGLYAAFMVGLITALIGGRPGMISGATGALAVVMVALVAQHGVEYLFATVVLMGLLQIFAGVMQWGKFIRLVPHPVMLGFVNGLAIVIFLAQMGQFKVPGTMVDTGHGMSGGEWLSGTPLYLMLALVAATMAIIWVMPRITKLVPAPLAGIGIVAAVVIFTGMDVPRVGDLASIQGGLPSFHNPFGTGEGLYGTALAPFNLETLYIIAPYAVILAAIGLIESLLTLNLVGDMTNKRGGASQECIAQGVSNTVTGFFGGMGGCAMIGQSMINVKSGGRTRVAGIAAAVFLLLFIVVAAPLIELIPLAALVGVMFMVVIGTFAWNSLTILRKVPLTDAFVILLVTVVTVYEDLAVAVVVGVIVSALAYAWNNARRIHATSYTTPEGAKVYQVQGPLFFGSAEGFSELFNVSEDPAVVIVDFKDSRIVDQSALQAIEAMAGKYEEAGKRLELRHLTRDCHALLTKAGHLMIDSDDDPDYQVAVDYQVRTGVLGSH
- a CDS encoding LysE family translocator is translated as MSFDLWLTFAAASLALLLIPGPTVLLVLSYALSKGRSVAVASAAGVALGDLAAMSASLAGLGALVLASATLFTALKWVGAAYLIYLGVKLIRSAPTSGLDMPQADDITASRVFGHTAAVTALNPKSIAFFIAFVPQFIRPDAALLPQFTILIATFVTLAALNALAYALAADRLRRVISRPNIIVWITRAGGGALIAMGVLTATLRRSTS
- a CDS encoding S-methyl-5'-thioadenosine phosphorylase; this encodes MTSTKIAVIGGSGIYDIEGLEGAEWTTVETPWGAPSDAILTGTLEGIEMAFLPRHGRGHVHTPTTVPYRANIDALKRLGCTDVISVSACGSFREEMAPGDFVVVDQFIDRTFAREKSFFGTGCVAHVSVAHPTCPRLSDACETAARAAGVNVHRGGTYLAMEGPQFSTLAESKMYRNSWGADVIGMTNMPEAKLAREAELCYASVAMITDYDSWHPDHGEVDVTEIIKTLQGNAANARDLVARLPALLGAERAPCPHGCDRALEFAVMTQPDARDPALVAKLDAVAGRVL
- a CDS encoding glutaredoxin family protein, translating into MPKAILYRMDLPNYTCGYGTAARDLLRQQNYDIEEHILRTRRETDAFKDKHHITTTPLIFIDGAKIGGFTDLKKHLKAKKPNTKRFWKR
- a CDS encoding FAD-binding oxidoreductase; this translates as MTHTLNPASPDFAATLASALPDGIIETASAGYLEEPRGRFKGQAGVLAKPRSTEQVATLIRLAHEARVAVVPYGGGTGLVGGQVMPDGPTPLILSLERMNKISAIYPEENVLVAQAGAILADIQTAAETADRLFPLSLAAEGTARIGGNLATNAGGTGVLRYGNARDLCLGLEAVLPNGEIWNGLTRLRKNNTGYDLRHLLIGAEGTLGVITAATLKLFARPAVTGTALLVVDSPAAALALLGMARSLFGEMVSAFELIHKQGFEFLSETMPEVRQPFDTPPEWSVLIELGLAKGMDPQAGLETLFEQAAEAELVTDGVIAQSSAQAARFWTIRESIPEANKRIGSISSHDISVPLGAIPTFIAQAGETLARMGEFRINCFGHVGDGNLHYNVFAQAGRSRSDHDSQRDEIKSAVHELVDSLGGSISAEHGVGRFKVSDLERFADPAKMGAMRAIKAGLDPHGIMNPGAVLR
- a CDS encoding adenine phosphoribosyltransferase, with the protein product MKNVRDYIRTIPDFPHEGIMFRDVTTLFSDPRGFRMAIDQMLHPYAGTRIDKVVGLEARGFIMGGAIAHQLSVGFVPIRKKGKLPGKTLQQDYKLEYGEATMEIHDDAIQAGEKVLVVDDLLATGGTAEAGIKLLERLGAEIISTSFIIDLPALGGRKRLEAMGMDVQILCEFDGL